The Azospirillum baldaniorum genome contains a region encoding:
- a CDS encoding ABC transporter substrate-binding protein encodes MTVVRWSRRLVLGAMGAAALALAGTPAAEAQGLEKTSIGVLALASSGPIFIAKSKGYFEKEGLDVDLKMFTSAQQVPVAVASGDVDFGVTGLTAGFYNLAAKGAVTMIAAQSRDEPGFQLSAYVATKAAHDAGLTKPADLKGKRIAITTVGSTFHYMVGLLGQKHGFTVKDVTMVAMQDVPKMVAAFKGGQVDAVIAPVTVARQLAAEGSGTILGWVGDETPWQLGALFTSPKTVAQRRPLAEKFVSAYLTGLAEYHAAFNAKDASGAVVKGPGYDELLAIIAEATKQKPEVVAAGLPYVEPKGKLLVDDVVNQVKFWQSEGQVDKALDAKSVMDLTFVK; translated from the coding sequence ATGACCGTCGTGCGTTGGAGCCGCCGTTTGGTTCTGGGTGCAATGGGTGCCGCGGCCCTGGCGCTGGCCGGGACGCCCGCCGCCGAGGCGCAGGGGCTGGAGAAGACCTCCATCGGCGTGCTGGCGCTGGCCTCCTCCGGCCCGATCTTCATCGCCAAGTCCAAGGGCTATTTCGAGAAGGAAGGGCTGGACGTCGACCTGAAGATGTTCACCTCGGCCCAGCAGGTGCCGGTGGCGGTGGCCTCGGGCGACGTGGATTTCGGCGTGACCGGCCTGACGGCGGGCTTCTACAACCTCGCCGCCAAGGGCGCCGTCACGATGATCGCAGCGCAGAGCCGCGACGAGCCGGGCTTCCAGCTCAGCGCCTATGTGGCGACCAAGGCGGCGCATGACGCCGGGCTGACCAAGCCGGCCGACCTCAAAGGCAAGCGCATCGCCATCACCACGGTCGGTTCGACCTTCCATTACATGGTCGGCCTGCTCGGCCAGAAGCACGGCTTCACGGTCAAGGACGTGACCATGGTGGCGATGCAGGACGTGCCGAAGATGGTCGCCGCCTTCAAGGGCGGTCAGGTGGACGCGGTGATCGCCCCGGTGACGGTGGCCCGCCAGCTCGCCGCCGAAGGCTCGGGCACCATCCTCGGTTGGGTCGGCGACGAGACGCCGTGGCAGCTCGGCGCCCTCTTCACCAGCCCGAAGACCGTCGCCCAGCGCCGCCCGCTGGCCGAGAAGTTCGTCAGCGCCTATTTGACCGGGCTGGCCGAGTACCACGCCGCCTTCAACGCCAAGGACGCGTCCGGCGCCGTGGTGAAGGGCCCCGGGTACGACGAGCTTCTGGCGATCATCGCCGAGGCGACCAAGCAGAAGCCCGAGGTCGTCGCCGCCGGCCTGCCCTATGTCGAGCCGAAGGGCAAGCTGCTGGTCGACGACGTCGTCAATCAGGTGAAGTTCTGGCAGTCCGAAGGTCAGGTGGACAAAGCGCTGGACGCCAAGTCCGTCATGGACCTGACCTTCGTGAAGTGA
- a CDS encoding ABC transporter ATP-binding protein, producing the protein MRLIIKDLCHRYDDLVVLDGIDLTVQEGEVLAVIGPSGCGKSTLLGIAGGIVAPTSGSIAVAGEVPDGCLNPITFIFQDFALLPWRSVEDNLSLVLEHHPLSAAERRERIESGLRRMGLWDFRKALPKQLSGGMRQRVGIARALAVRPAMLLLDEPLSALDAQTRELLMEDFLSLWQRERTTALYVTHNLDEALRLADRVVVLSRRPGRLREIVTIEEPRDQRLEPSAQAHLAEVRDRLWHLIRAEAQLADREIADA; encoded by the coding sequence ATGAGGCTTATCATCAAGGACCTGTGCCACCGCTACGACGACCTCGTCGTACTGGACGGCATCGACCTGACGGTGCAGGAGGGGGAGGTTCTGGCCGTCATCGGCCCGTCGGGCTGTGGCAAGTCCACCCTGCTCGGCATCGCCGGCGGCATCGTGGCGCCCACCTCCGGCAGCATCGCGGTGGCGGGCGAAGTGCCGGACGGCTGCCTGAACCCGATCACCTTCATCTTCCAGGACTTCGCCCTGCTGCCCTGGCGCAGCGTCGAGGACAACCTGTCGCTCGTCCTCGAACACCACCCGCTGTCGGCGGCCGAGCGGCGGGAGCGCATCGAGTCCGGCCTGCGCCGCATGGGTCTGTGGGACTTCCGCAAGGCGCTGCCCAAGCAGTTGTCGGGCGGCATGCGGCAGCGCGTTGGCATCGCCCGCGCGCTGGCCGTGCGCCCGGCCATGCTGCTGCTGGACGAGCCGCTGTCGGCGCTCGACGCCCAGACGCGCGAGCTGCTGATGGAGGACTTCCTGTCGCTCTGGCAGCGCGAGCGGACGACCGCCCTCTACGTCACCCACAATCTGGACGAGGCGCTGCGTCTGGCCGACCGGGTCGTCGTGCTCAGCCGCCGTCCGGGCCGCCTGCGCGAGATCGTGACCATCGAGGAGCCGCGCGACCAGCGGCTGGAGCCCTCCGCCCAGGCCCATCTGGCGGAGGTGCGCGACCGGCTGTGGCACCTGATCCGGGCCGAGGCCCAACTGGCCGACCGGGAGATCGCCGATGCCTGA
- a CDS encoding ABC transporter permease, with protein MPDTSLPMTDRSAAPSQPVRFRGGGFTVKGHRWAALLAFVVLIAVWESTNRFGLVSELFLPPPSAVASALAAMAQDGSLWQHLKASLMRIGVGWVMGTVAGMAVGFAMGIGSVARAVGVPLVSAFFPIPKIALLPLFILWFGIGEPSKFATIGFGVFFPTVIATYSAIDSVPRNLIRMAQSFGLPWASILRKIVLPGALPGILAGFRITASIALILVVAAEMIGAEYGIGAFVLTAGNLMLTDQLLAGVLVLSLLGLSIGTVLSILERRLLKWR; from the coding sequence ATGCCTGACACCAGTCTCCCCATGACCGACCGCTCCGCCGCGCCGTCGCAACCCGTCCGCTTCCGCGGCGGCGGCTTCACGGTCAAGGGGCACCGGTGGGCAGCGCTGCTCGCCTTCGTGGTGCTGATCGCGGTGTGGGAGTCCACCAACCGCTTCGGCCTCGTCAGCGAGCTGTTCCTGCCGCCGCCGAGCGCGGTCGCCTCGGCGCTCGCCGCCATGGCGCAGGACGGATCGCTGTGGCAGCACCTGAAGGCGTCGCTGATGCGAATCGGCGTCGGCTGGGTCATGGGCACGGTGGCCGGCATGGCCGTGGGATTCGCCATGGGCATCGGCTCGGTGGCGCGGGCGGTCGGCGTGCCGCTGGTCTCGGCCTTCTTCCCGATCCCGAAGATCGCGCTGCTGCCGCTTTTCATCCTGTGGTTCGGCATCGGCGAGCCGTCGAAGTTCGCCACCATCGGCTTCGGCGTCTTCTTCCCGACGGTGATCGCCACCTACAGCGCCATCGATTCGGTGCCGCGCAACCTGATCCGCATGGCGCAGAGCTTCGGCCTGCCCTGGGCGTCGATCCTGCGCAAGATCGTGCTTCCCGGCGCCCTGCCCGGCATCCTCGCCGGCTTCCGCATCACCGCCTCCATCGCGCTGATCCTGGTGGTCGCGGCGGAGATGATCGGCGCGGAATACGGCATCGGCGCCTTCGTCCTGACCGCCGGCAACCTGATGCTGACCGACCAGCTGCTGGCCGGCGTGCTGGTTCTCTCGCTGCTCGGCCTGAGCATCGGGACCGTGCTGTCCATCCTGGAACGCCGCCTTCTGAAATGGCGGTGA